The following are from one region of the Thermoproteus uzoniensis 768-20 genome:
- a CDS encoding MoaD/ThiS family protein: MVRVLLEGVLAYLAGRREFEVEASTVGELIERLRDFPKLYERIKGRRDKLSPDIYIAVNDVDIRLLSGLDTQLKEGDVVLILAYIHGG, translated from the coding sequence GTGGTCCGCGTGTTGTTGGAGGGCGTGTTGGCGTATCTAGCCGGCAGGAGGGAGTTCGAGGTGGAGGCCTCGACGGTGGGGGAGCTGATAGAGAGGTTGAGGGACTTCCCGAAGCTGTATGAGAGGATTAAGGGCAGGAGGGACAAGCTGTCGCCGGACATATACATAGCGGTTAACGATGTGGATATAAGGCTACTATCGGGCCTAGACACTCAGCTGAAGGAGGGCGACGTCGTGCTCATCCTCGCGTATATACACGGCGGCTAG
- the dcd gene encoding dCTP deaminase: protein MILTGEEIKRLVSLGRLSIEPLRGDVIRENGLDLRIGKEYAIYAYEGATIRPCELAEGEARRHFRVVKEAEEIAIPPRNFVLLTTEEYVKMPNDVVGLANLRSTLARYGLVIPPTVVDAGFEGNITIEVVNESPNTIVLKPGLRFLHLILVKAEGAAKYLGTYLGQRGVTPPKGLKAEC, encoded by the coding sequence ATGATATTGACCGGGGAGGAGATAAAGAGGCTCGTATCCCTCGGCAGGTTGTCCATAGAGCCGCTTCGGGGCGACGTAATACGCGAGAACGGGCTCGACTTACGTATAGGCAAGGAATACGCGATATATGCCTACGAGGGGGCCACCATAAGGCCGTGCGAGCTGGCCGAGGGGGAAGCGAGGCGCCACTTCAGGGTCGTCAAGGAGGCGGAGGAGATAGCGATTCCGCCGAGGAACTTCGTCCTCCTCACCACAGAGGAGTACGTCAAGATGCCCAACGACGTGGTGGGCCTCGCCAATCTCCGCTCGACGCTGGCCCGCTACGGCCTAGTGATACCCCCCACCGTCGTCGACGCGGGTTTCGAGGGCAACATAACTATAGAGGTCGTGAACGAGTCCCCAAACACCATAGTCCTCAAGCCGGGCCTCCGCTTCCTCCACTTAATTCTGGTGAAGGCCGAGGGCGCCGCCAAGTACCTCGGCACGTATCTGGGGCAGAGGGGGGTGACGCCGCCTAAGGGCCTTAAGGCGGAGTGTTAG
- a CDS encoding ferredoxin has translation MVVKVKIDRQKCVVAHFCLFYAPTVFIPMLPEGKPGVAEQFRLNGKIDEGIVPDSLYEAVKEAEKNCPSGAIKVYKE, from the coding sequence ATGGTCGTCAAGGTCAAGATAGATCGGCAGAAGTGCGTCGTCGCCCACTTCTGCCTATTCTACGCGCCGACTGTTTTCATCCCCATGTTGCCTGAGGGGAAGCCGGGCGTTGCCGAGCAGTTCAGGCTCAACGGAAAGATCGACGAGGGGATTGTGCCCGACTCCCTCTACGAGGCCGTCAAGGAGGCAGAGAAGAACTGCCCCTCGGGCGCCATCAAGGTCTATAAGGAATGA
- a CDS encoding HAD family hydrolase: protein MRYRAIVLDVDGVLTNFRSAWKRVHDILGIDADMNRALYERGYIDYVDWAVADVALWRGVPRYIVEALFKPREGFDQLCDVLRRGPAVAVAVSAGVGYTRRLAHCFAEFYVNDIIYEGDLVAGIAVGVTNTNKAEVAAKALSKYGVSLDEAVAVGDSETDLPLLEAAGFSIAFNPTSRRVEEAADVVIRSQKLYVLAKYLSSLLSSS from the coding sequence ATGAGGTACAGGGCAATCGTCCTCGACGTAGACGGCGTCTTGACCAACTTCAGGTCGGCTTGGAAGAGGGTACACGACATACTCGGCATAGACGCCGATATGAATAGGGCCCTATACGAGAGGGGCTACATAGACTACGTCGACTGGGCCGTGGCGGACGTGGCTCTGTGGCGGGGCGTGCCGAGATATATAGTCGAGGCCCTCTTCAAGCCCCGGGAGGGCTTCGACCAGCTGTGCGACGTCCTGCGCCGCGGGCCTGCCGTGGCCGTCGCGGTCTCCGCCGGCGTGGGCTACACTAGGAGGCTCGCGCACTGCTTCGCCGAGTTCTACGTAAACGACATAATCTACGAAGGGGATCTCGTGGCCGGAATAGCCGTGGGCGTGACCAACACTAACAAGGCGGAGGTGGCCGCCAAGGCCCTTTCCAAATACGGCGTATCGCTAGACGAGGCCGTCGCGGTAGGCGATAGCGAGACCGATCTGCCGCTCCTCGAAGCCGCCGGCTTCTCTATAGCGTTCAACCCCACCAGCAGGCGCGTCGAAGAGGCGGCCGACGTCGTCATCCGCTCCCAGAAGCTATATGTCCTCGCCAAGTATTTATCGAGTCTACTTTCCTCCAGTTAG
- a CDS encoding methylated-DNA--[protein]-cysteine S-methyltransferase encodes MALRLKGSRIELLGSCPSYLELEEFVKYVKLDVSSPLIRLLGVRRGSATSYKEFGAAVGLGPRAAGLLLARNPYPVVLPCHRVVRSDGSLGGYSYGVELKRALLAYEGVEMCGGRVCRLARVEEVDDVEEALLRSLGLRR; translated from the coding sequence GTGGCGCTTAGGCTCAAAGGATCGCGGATAGAGCTGTTGGGCAGTTGCCCCAGCTATCTGGAGCTCGAGGAGTTTGTGAAGTACGTGAAACTGGATGTGTCGAGCCCCTTGATCCGCCTCCTGGGCGTTAGGCGCGGATCCGCGACGTCCTATAAGGAGTTCGGCGCCGCCGTAGGGCTAGGCCCTCGGGCCGCCGGGCTTTTGTTGGCCCGGAACCCCTACCCCGTCGTCCTGCCCTGCCATAGGGTAGTGAGGTCCGACGGCTCCCTCGGAGGGTATTCTTATGGGGTCGAGCTCAAGAGGGCTCTTCTGGCCTACGAGGGCGTCGAGATGTGCGGCGGGCGCGTGTGCCGCCTGGCGCGTGTAGAGGAGGTAGACGACGTCGAGGAGGCCTTGTTGCGTAGCTTGGGGCTCCGCAGATGA